A window from Drosophila subobscura isolate 14011-0131.10 chromosome O, UCBerk_Dsub_1.0, whole genome shotgun sequence encodes these proteins:
- the LOC117899336 gene encoding coatomer subunit gamma, which produces MGSFRRDKDEEEDGPTNAYQNLEKTSVLQETRTFNETPVNARKCIHILTKILYLINQGEVLVPREATDCFFAMTKLFQSKDVVLRRMVYLGIKELSSVAEDVIIVTSSLTKDMTGKEDLYRAAAIRALCSITDHTMLQAVERYMKQCIVDKNAAVSCAALVSSLRLATTAGDVVKRWANEAQEAMNSDNIMVQYHALGLLYHIRKSDRLAVSKLVNKLTRSSLKSPYAVCMLIRIACKLIEEEDIPSEELSDSPLFTFIETCLRHKSEMVIYEAAHAIVNLKNTNHRMLSPAFSILQLFCSSPKATLRFAAVRTLNKVAMTHPAAVTTCNLDLEGLITDSNRSVATLAITTLLKTGAESSVERLMKQISTFVAEISDEFKVVVVQAICALCTKYPRKHTVLMNFLSGMLREEGGLEYKTSIVDTIITIIEENADAKESGLSHLCEFIEDCEHVSLAVRILHLLGKEGPFAATPSKYIRFIYNRVILESPIVRAAAVTALSQFGASCPALLTNILVLLGRCQMDPDDEVRDRATYYLSILNSERADLYKNYIIERENCSLALLEKALVDHLNGDLEKRFDISVVPKAAAIVRPEISNDVMLVTSAPRPPKITREEESASRLAQLPGIQVLGPVHRSTAPIQLTESETEYTVQCIKHIFGQHVVFQFDCLNTLSDQFLENVRVELTLPEGFTTRAVIPCPKLPYNELQTTYVIVEFPPDAGSSIATFGATLRFVVKDCDPNTGEPDSEEGYDDEYMLEDLEITVADQIQKSKKNNFQVSWDAADSEEWLQAEDTFVLSAVTTLQDAVNTIVKILGLGSANLSEKVPEGTHLHTLLCSGTFRGGVEVLVRAKLALSEGVTLNLTVRSTDQDVAELITAAIG; this is translated from the exons ATGGGTTCGTTCCGCCGAGACAAAGACGAAGAAGAAGACG GCCCGACAAATGCATACCAGAACCTGGAGAAGACGTCGGTGCTGCAGGAGACGCGCACGTTCAACGAGACGCCGGTGAATGCCCGCAAATGCATTCACATTCTCACCAAGATCCTCTACCTGATCAATCAGGGTGAGGTGTTGGTGCCACGCGAGGCCACCGACTGCTTCTTCGCTATGACCAAGCTGTTCCAGTCCAAGGATGTGGTGCTGCGTCGCATGGTCTATTTGGGCATCAAGGAGCTGAGCTCGGTGGCCGAGGATGTGATTATTGTCACCAGTTCCCTGACCAAGGATATGACCGGCAAAGAGGATCTGTATCGTGCCGCTGCCATTCGTGCCCTCTGCAGCATCACCGATCACACCATGCTGCAGGCCGTCGAGCGTTACATGAAGCAGTGCATTGTGGACAAGAATGCCGCCGTCTCCTGTGCCGCTCTAGTCAGTTCGCTGCGACTGGCCACCACCGCCGGCGATGTGGTCAAGCGTTGGGCCAACGAGGCTCAGGAGGCAATGAACAGCGACAACATTATGGTGCAATACCATGCGCTGGGTCTGCTCTATCACATTCGCAAATCGGATCGCCTGGCGGTCTCGAAGCTGGTCAACAAGCTGACTCGCAGCTCCCTGAAGAGTCCCTATGCTGTGTGCATGTTG ATACGTATTGCCTGTAAACTCATCGAGGAAGAGGATATACCATCGGAGGAGCTGTCCGACTCGCCGCTGTTCACCTTCATTGAGACGTGTCTGCGCCACAAGAGCGAAATGGTCATCTATGAGGCCGCCCATGCGATTGTCAATCTGAAGAACACCAATCATCGCATGCTGTCGCCGGCCTTCTCCATTCTCCAGCTGTTCTGCAGCTCGCCCAAGGCCACGTTgcgttttgctgctgttcgcACGCTCAACAAGGTGGCCATGACCCATCCGGCGGCTGTGACCACATGCAATCTGGATCTCGAGGGTCTCATCACGGACTCCAATCGTTCGGTGGCCACTTTGGCAATTACCACGCTGCTAAAGACTGGTGCCGAGTCCTCGGTGGAGCGTCTGATGAAGCAGATCTCCACATTTGTGGCAGAGATCTCCGATGAGTTCAAGGTGGTGGTGGTCCAGGCCATCTGTGCTCTCTGCACCAAGTACCCAAGGAAGCACACGGTCTTGATGAACTTCCTCAGTGGCATGCTGCGCGAAGAGGGCGGCCTTGAGTACAAGACATCCATTGTGGACACCATCATTACGATCATTGAGGAGAATGCCGATGCCAAGGAGTCTGGCCTGTCGCATCTCTGCGAGTTCATTGAGGACTGTGAACATGTCTCGCTGGCGGTGCGCATTCTCCATTTGCTGGGCAAGGAGGGACCATTTGCAGCCACACCCTCCAAGTATATTCGCTTCATCTACAATCGTGTTATCCTGGAGAGTCCCATTGTGCGTGCGGCTGCTGTGACCGCTCTATCGCAATTTGGAGCCTCCTGCCCGGCTTTGCTTACCAACATTCTGGTTCTGCTCGGTCGCTGCCAGATGGATCCGGACGATGAGGTGCGCGATCGTGCCACCTACTACCTGAGCATCCTCAACTCGGAGCGTGCCGATCTGTACAAGAACTACATCATCGAGCGCGAGAACTgctcgctggcgctgctggagaAGGCTCTGGTGGATCATTTGAACGGCGATCTGGAGAAGCGCTTTGACATTTCCGTTGTGCCCAAGGCAGCGGCTATTGTCCGTCCAGAGATCAGCAATGATGTGATGCTGGTCACCAGCGCACCACGCCCGCCGAAGATCACACGGGAGGAGGAGAGCGCCTCGCGTTTGGCCCAGCTGCCGGGCATTCAGGTGCTCGGTCCCGTGCACCGCAGCACGGCACCCATACAGCTGACCGAAAGCGAAACGGAGTATACGGTGCAGTGCATCAAGCACATCTTTGGGCAGCATGTGGTCTTCCAATTCGATTGCCTCAACACATTGTCCGATCAGTTCCTGGAGAATGTGCGCGTAGAGCTGACCCTGCCCGAGGGTTTCACCACCAGAGCTGTCATACCTTGCCCCAAGCTACCGTACAACGAACTGCAGACAACATATGTCATTGTAGAGTTCCCACCAGATGCGGGAAGTTCCATAG CAACCTTTGGCGCCACTTTACGATTTGTGGTCAAGGATTGCGATCCGAATACCGGAGAGCCCGACTCGGAAGAGGGCTATGATGATGAGTATATGCTGGAGGATCTGGAGATCACAGTGGCCGATCAGATACAGAAATCGAAAAAGAACAACTTCCAGGTGTCCTGGGACGCTGCCGATAGTGAAG AGTGGCTGCAAGCCGAGGATACGTTTGTGCTGTCAGCCGTCACAACGCTACAGGATGCTGTCAATACCATTGTGAAAATCCTTGGCTTGGGCTCTGCAAATCTATCCGAAAAAGTGCCCGAAGGCACTCACCTGCACACGCTGCTCTGTTCGG GCACCTTTAGAGGCGGCGTCGAAGTTCTGGTGCGGGCAAAGCTGGCACTCTCCGAGGGCGTTACGCTGAATCTGACGGTGCGCAGCACAGATCAGGATGTAGCAGAGCTAATAACAGCAGCCATCGGATAA
- the LOC117899337 gene encoding protein pygopus, protein MTHNLGMAPYRLPGPAGGLCPPDFKPPPPSDIISAPSNPKKRRKTSNAANSAAAAAAAAAAAAAAAANSMQQQSAPPTPQDLLPPPPMGGFGDTIIASNPFDDSPQVSAMSSSAAAAMAAMNQMGGGPGGPGHFGGGHPHPHWEDRMGMGGGPPHMHPHMHPHHPGGPMGHPHGPPHHMGGPPPMRGMSPMHPHAMGPGPGVGLPPHMNHGRPGPGGPVPMGSPMGAMAGMGGMSPMGNMGGPSISPHHMGMGGLSPMGGGPNGPNQRAMQGSPMGGAGGPGQNSPMNSLPMGSPMGNPIGSPLGPPSGGPGPQQQQQQQQQQQQQQQQQQQQQQQQQQPPQPPMNNGQMGPPPLHSPLGNGPTNHGSHMPGGPGPGPGPGPGGLVGPGGMSPANNNNSGGVGGGGGVGGPGNNMLGNNNNSSNNNQNPHLSPAGGRLGVPTSLQSNGPTMSAASSASATGSTPTQTSTATTASSMSTSVPTSSPAPPAMSPHHSLNSAGPSPGMPNSGPSPLQSPAGPNGPQNNNNNNNGPMMGQQMNPNVPMQQQQQQQQQQQQQQQQQQQQQQQQQQQQQQHMGGPPGHGPGHGHGHGHGHGHGHGHGHGHGHGPGMGMNQMLPPQQPSHLGPPHPQLMNHPHHHPGGPPPPHMMGPGGPSGGMHGGPGGMPPHMGGGGPNPHMMGGPHGNAGPHMGHGHMGGVPGPGPGPGGMNGPPHPHMSPHHAHGHPHHHHSPMGGPGPNMFGGGGPMGPGGPMGNMGPMGGGGPMGGPMGVGPKPMTMSGGKMYPPGQPMVFNPQNPNAPPIYPCGMCHKEVNDNDEAVFCESGCNFFFHRTCVGLTEAAFQMLNKEVFAEWCCDKCVSSKHIPMVKFKC, encoded by the exons tGGGTGGCTTCGGAGACACCATTATTGCCTCGAATCCCTTTGACGACAGTCCCCAGGTGTCGGCCATGTCGAGCTCGGCCGCCGCAGCGATGGCGGCCATGAACCAAATGGGCGGAGGTCCTGGCGGACCGGGACACTTTGGCGGCGGCCATCCGCACCCGCATTGGGAGGATcgcatgggcatgggcggTGGTCCGCCGCATATGCACCCCCATATGCATCCGCACCATCCCGGTGGACCGATGGGACACCCGCATGGGCCACCCCACCACATGGGCGGTCCGCCGCCGATGCGCGGCATGAGTCCAATGCATCCGCATGCGATGGGACCCGGACCTGGAGTGGGACTGCCGCCGCATATGAACCACGGCAGACCTGGTCCCGGTGGCCCCGTGCCTATGGGCAGTCCGATGGGCGCCATGGCCGGCATGGGCGGCATGAGTCCAATGGGCAATATGGGAGGACCAAGCATATCACCACATCACATGGGCATGGGAGGACTCTCGCCAATGGGCGGTGGTCCGAATGGACCCAACCAGAGGGCCATGCAGGGTTCCCCCATGGGAGGAGCTGGTGGTCCTGGCCAGAACTCGCCCATGAATTCGCTGCCCATGGGCTCGCCGATGGGTAATCCGATTGGTAGCCCGCTTGGGCCGCCATCCGGTGGTCCtgggccacagcagcagcagcagcaacaacagcagcagcagcaacaacagcagcaacagcagcagcagcaacaacaacagcaacaacctcCGCAGCCACCCATGAACAATGGACAAATGGGTCCGCCTCCGTTGCACAGTCCGCTGGGCAATGGACCGACGAATCATGGCAGTCATATGCCAGGTGGACCCGGTCCAGGGCCTGGTCCTGGGCCCGGTGGCCTCGTCGGACCTGGTGGCATGTCTCCtgcaaataacaacaacagcggcggcgtcggaggaggaggaggagttggcGGACCGGGCAACAACATGctcggcaacaacaacaattcaagcaacaacaatcaaaatcCTCATCTGTCGCCAGCCGGTGGCCGTCTCGGAGTGCCCACGTCACTGCAATCGAATGGCCCCACAATGTCGGCCGCCTCCTCGGCATCGGCAACGGGGTCAACGCCCACGCAAACATCGACAGCGACGACAGCCAGCTCGATGTCCACGTCAGTGCCTACATCCTCGCCAGCGCCGCCCGCCATGTCACCGCATCACTCGCTGAACAGTGCCGGCCCAAGTCCGGGCATGCCCAACTCTGGCCCCAGTCCGCTTCAATCGCCCGCCGGTCCGAATGGTccacaaaataacaataacaataacaatggaCCCATGATGGGCCAGCAAATGAACCCGAATGTTCctatgcaacagcagcaacaacaacagcagcaacaacagcagcaacaacaacagcagcaacaacaacaacaacaacagcagcagcaacagcagcagcacatgggCGGTCCTCCGGGACATGGACCCGGACACGGTCATGGGCATGGTCACGGGCATGGGCACGGTCACGGTCACGGTCATGGCCATGGACACGGCCCTGGCATGGGCATGAATCAGATGTTGCCGCCTCAGCAACCTTCGCATCTTGGTCCACCGCACCCGCAGCTCATGAATCATCCGCACCATCATCCGGGTGGACCGCCGCCGCCTCATATGATGGGTCCCGGCGGACCGAGCGGCGGCATGCATGGCGGTCCCGGCGGCATGCCACCACACATGGGTGGCGGCGGCCCCAATCCCCATATGATGGGCGGACCGCATGGGAATGCGGGTCCGCATATGGGACACGGGCATATGGGCGGTGTGCCAGGGCCGGGCCCAGGACCAGGTGGCATGAATGGACCCCCGCACCCGCACATGTCGCCCCACCATGCACATGGACATCCCCACCATCATCACAGTCCCATGGGTGGCCCCGGCCCCAATATGTTTGGCGGCGGAGGACCTATGGGTCCAGGCGGCCCAATGGGTAACATGGGACCCATGGGTGGCGGCGGTCCAATGGGTGGACCGATGGGCGTGGGACCCAAACCGATGACAATGAGCGGGGGCAAGATGTATCCGCCTGGCCAGCCGATGGTCTTCAATCCCCAGAATCCCAATGCGCCGCCCATATACccgtgtggcatgtgccacAAGGAGGTGAACGACAACGATGAGGCCGTGTTCTGTGAATCCGGATGCAACTTCTTCTTTCACAG AACCTGCGTGGGCCTGACAGAGGCGGCCTTCCAAATGCTCAACAAGGAGGTGTTTGCAGAGTGGTGCTGCGACAAGTGTGTGTCTTCCAAGCATATTCCCATGGTCAAGTTCAAATGTTGA
- the LOC117899223 gene encoding putative gustatory receptor 97a, with translation MGILKGYTTKRLLPRRFDRWKIHSKIVLPCLTMTIFLNTLYGIYWGRFSFKRSKFIISKPVAVYSILVGLSFAVYYVRQVYEEFTSGRITSRDTIKIYCYMNVCVCLLNYVTQWAIAGPIVRFQNSVPLFPVANALDVSMMMVWRALLHCVLKMMVCPLIVYVTLVLYQHRAHPDMEWTIIASVRTMMPLIISNQVNNCFFGGLVIANLIVAAINKRIRCIVREANMLQTPVQMEMQKPFYRMQRFCELADSLDELALKYVVTASCSKGYLRFTDWSMIVSMVMNLIGITMGFYNQYLAIADYYINEEEPYDLYQAIVQLVFLSVPFMELILVSRISSQMLQETKKTGDLLQRIDLQHADVRFKQVVNSFWLQVSTFDYKLMPLGLLELNSSLVNTVFSAVTGFLLILIQSDLTLRFSLK, from the exons ATGGGAATCCTGAAAGGTTACACAACAAAAAGGTTACTACCACGTCGTTTTGACCGCTGGAAGATCCACAGTAAAATAGTGCTGCCATGTCTAACCATGACCATATTTCTGAACACTCTCTACGGAATTTACTGGGGTCGCTTCAGCTTCAAGCGTTCCAAGTTTATAATCTCAAAGCCGGTGGCTGTGTACAGCATTTTGGTGGGCTTGAGCTTTGCCGTTTACTACGTGCGGCAGGTGTATGAAGAGTTCACCAGTGGCCGCATCACCAGCAGGGATACCATTAAGATATACTGCTACATGAATGTCTGCGTTTGCCTGCTCAACTATGTCACACAGTGGGCCATCGCGGGACCTATTGTACGTTTCCAGAACAGTGTTCCCCTCTTTCCTGTTGCCAATGCCCTGGATGTGTCCATGATGATGGTGTGGCGGGCACTCCTGCACTGTGTCCTCAAGATGATGGTGTGTCCGTTGATTGTGTACGTCACACTGGTGCTCTACCAGCATAGAGCCCATCCGGACATGGAATGGACCATCATAGCCTCCGTCCGAACCATGATGCCTCTGATAATATCGAATCAAGTGAACAATTGCTTCTTTGGTGGATTGGTGATTGCCAACCTAATAGTTGCCGCCATCAATAAGCGGATACGCTGCATTGTCAGGGAGGCCAACATGCTGCAGACACCAGTGCAGATGGAAATGCAGAAGCCCTTCTACCGCATGCAACGCTTCTGCGAGCTGGCCGACAGTCTGGATGAGCTGGCCCTCAAGTATGTCGTGACTGCGTCCTGCTCCAAGGGATATCTGCGCTTCACCGACTGGTCCATGATCGTATCGATGGTCATGAATCTGATTGGCATCACTATGGGATTTTACAATCAATATCTGGCCATTGCCGACTACTACATCAATGAGGAGGAGCCCTATGATCTGTATCAAGCCATTGTCCAGTTGGTGTTCCTTTCGGTGCCGTTCATGGAACTCATCCTGGTCTCTCGTATCAGCAGTCAAATGCTGCAGGAG ACCAAGAAAACTGGAGATCTCTTGCAGCGCATCGATCTGCAGCATGCTGATGTTCGTTTCAAGCAAGTTGTCAACTCCTTTTGGCTGCAGGTGTCCACATTCGACTATAAACTTATGCCACTGGGACTCCTGGAGCTGAACAGCTCGTTGGTCAACACCGTTTTCTCGGCAGTCACTGGATTTCTGTTAATTCTGATACAGAGTGATCTCACGTTGAGGTTTTCGCTcaagtaa